The proteins below are encoded in one region of bacterium:
- a CDS encoding amino acid permease produces the protein MNPSHDAPARTSSAAPPQLSRRLGLFDATMLVMGGIIGSGIFMNPYVVAQQVHTPFLILGAWLFGGVIALLGAFIYAELAARLPQVGGQYAYLREAYHPLVAFLYGWCLLLVVQTGGMAAVAVTFGRYFLELTGLALADWLVAAAALAVLTLVNCLGVRPGSTVQSMLMLLKIAAIVGLVVCGFWLAGESHLTWQPLLDRPPGLPLLSAMAAAIIPVFFAYGGWQTSSFVAGEMRNPGRDLPRGLLLGVAGVIVLYLAVNLVCVHVLGAAGLAQTNAPASQVMRVVLGEKGAAVIAIGIAISTLGFLSQGILTAPRVYFAMAEDGVFFKAVARLHPKTHVPVTAIALQGLFAIIIAFSGRYEQILNYVVSVDFIFFGLTATCLFGLRRREKARPPSAGYRMPGHPWSTAFFVAACWLIVLNTFIAYPQNTLIGLVILLAGIPAFFWWRREKPQ, from the coding sequence TTGAACCCCTCACACGATGCCCCCGCACGCACTTCTTCTGCTGCCCCGCCGCAACTCTCCCGGCGGCTCGGTTTGTTCGACGCCACCATGCTGGTCATGGGCGGCATCATCGGCTCGGGCATTTTCATGAATCCCTACGTCGTCGCGCAGCAGGTGCACACGCCGTTTCTCATCTTGGGCGCGTGGCTGTTCGGCGGCGTCATTGCCTTGCTCGGCGCCTTCATCTACGCCGAGCTGGCTGCGCGCCTGCCCCAGGTGGGCGGGCAATATGCCTATCTGCGCGAAGCCTATCACCCGCTGGTGGCGTTTCTTTACGGCTGGTGCCTGTTGCTGGTGGTGCAAACCGGCGGCATGGCCGCGGTGGCCGTCACCTTTGGCCGCTATTTTCTCGAGCTCACCGGTTTGGCGCTCGCGGATTGGCTGGTCGCGGCCGCGGCGCTGGCGGTGCTGACGCTGGTCAACTGCCTGGGCGTGCGGCCAGGCAGCACGGTGCAGAGCATGCTGATGCTGCTGAAAATCGCTGCGATCGTCGGCTTGGTGGTGTGCGGCTTCTGGCTGGCAGGCGAATCCCACCTCACCTGGCAGCCCCTGCTGGACCGCCCGCCGGGCCTGCCGTTGCTGTCGGCAATGGCGGCCGCCATCATTCCGGTGTTTTTTGCGTACGGCGGCTGGCAAACGTCGAGCTTTGTGGCCGGCGAAATGCGCAATCCCGGCAGAGATTTGCCGCGCGGCTTGCTGCTCGGCGTCGCAGGCGTGATCGTGCTGTATCTGGCGGTCAATCTCGTGTGCGTGCACGTGCTGGGCGCGGCGGGACTCGCGCAAACCAACGCGCCCGCCTCGCAAGTCATGCGCGTGGTGCTCGGCGAAAAAGGCGCGGCAGTGATCGCGATCGGCATTGCCATTTCCACCCTCGGCTTCCTGAGCCAGGGCATTCTCACCGCGCCGCGCGTGTATTTCGCGATGGCGGAAGACGGCGTGTTCTTCAAAGCCGTGGCGCGGCTGCATCCCAAGACGCACGTGCCGGTGACCGCGATTGCGTTGCAGGGACTGTTCGCCATCATCATCGCCTTCTCCGGACGCTATGAACAGATTCTCAACTACGTCGTGTCCGTTGATTTCATTTTCTTCGGATTGACCGCCACCTGCCTGTTCGGGTTGCGCCGGCGGGAAAAAGCGCGGCCGCCTTCCGCGGGCTATCGCATGCCGGGCCATCCCTGGAGCACGGCGTTCTTCGTGGCCGCGTGCTGGTTGATCGTGCTCAACACCTTCATTGCCTATCCGCAAAACACCTTGATCGGCCTGGTGATTTTGCTCGCCGGCATTCCGGCGTTTTTCTGGTGGCGGCGAGAAAAACCGCAGTGA
- a CDS encoding metallophosphoesterase has product MFFLIAFSLYAFAYSYVGWRLLAPLQMNALSTGLAWLGILVLIALPPLTFSISRRPQKPWWQRPLAWLTFLSMGGLNFLFFLLLLRDLAGLALWGVQHAIALVQLSPNGAALLNGKQLHELLLTTNLAVLGLTAVLVGYGVYQARRTPAVVEVTVPLPNLPPELESLRLVQISDLHVGDTISAAFVKKVVVAVNRLAPDVIVFTGDLADGRVAHLREDVAPLAQLTCRYGKFHITGNHEYYSGAEAWLAEARRLGFTVLLNEHRMVTHGNSRVLIAGVPDFGAGPFVPHHDSNPGQALANAPHAEVKILLAHQPRSVFAAAEAGFDLQLSGHTHGGQFYPWNFLVPLQQPYVSGLHQHGSTWIYVSNGTGYWGPPIRLGAPAEVTLIKLKRG; this is encoded by the coding sequence ATGTTTTTCCTCATCGCTTTCAGTCTCTACGCGTTCGCTTACAGTTATGTCGGCTGGCGCCTGTTGGCCCCGCTGCAAATGAACGCGCTCAGCACCGGCCTCGCCTGGTTGGGCATCCTGGTGTTGATCGCGTTGCCGCCGCTCACCTTCAGCATTTCCCGCCGCCCGCAAAAGCCGTGGTGGCAGCGGCCGCTGGCGTGGCTCACCTTTTTGAGCATGGGCGGTTTGAATTTTCTCTTCTTTCTTTTGTTGCTGCGCGATCTCGCCGGGCTGGCGCTGTGGGGTGTGCAGCATGCCATTGCCCTGGTGCAGCTCTCGCCGAATGGCGCGGCGTTGCTGAACGGAAAGCAACTGCACGAGCTGCTGCTCACCACCAATCTCGCGGTGCTGGGATTGACCGCGGTGCTGGTGGGCTACGGTGTTTATCAAGCCCGCCGCACGCCGGCCGTGGTGGAAGTGACCGTGCCACTGCCCAACTTGCCGCCCGAGCTTGAAAGCCTCCGCCTGGTGCAGATCAGTGATTTGCATGTCGGAGACACGATCTCTGCCGCCTTCGTGAAAAAAGTGGTGGTGGCCGTCAATCGTCTGGCGCCGGATGTGATCGTTTTCACCGGCGATCTGGCCGATGGCCGGGTGGCTCATCTGCGCGAAGACGTCGCGCCGCTGGCCCAACTCACCTGCCGCTACGGCAAGTTTCACATCACCGGCAATCATGAATACTATTCCGGTGCCGAGGCCTGGCTGGCGGAGGCGCGCCGCCTGGGCTTCACCGTGCTGTTGAACGAGCATCGCATGGTGACGCACGGCAACAGCCGTGTGCTCATCGCCGGTGTGCCGGATTTTGGGGCCGGGCCGTTTGTGCCGCATCACGATTCCAATCCCGGCCAGGCCCTCGCCAACGCACCGCACGCCGAGGTAAAAATTTTGCTGGCGCATCAGCCGCGCAGTGTTTTCGCGGCAGCCGAGGCCGGTTTCGATCTCCAACTCTCCGGCCACACGCACGGCGGCCAATTTTATCCCTGGAATTTTCTCGTGCCGTTGCAACAGCCTTATGTTTCGGGTTTGCACCAGCACGGCAGCACCTGGATCTATGTCAGCAACGGCACCGGTTATTGGGGTCCGCCGATTCGCCTGGGCGCGCCCGCGGAGGTGACGTTGATCAAGTTGAAGAGGGGATAG